Proteins encoded by one window of Tunturibacter psychrotolerans:
- a CDS encoding sensor histidine kinase, with translation MIARPIQVVLRRIAGGCAAGMLLTLLSYRLHFNLSAATSVHLFLVVVIALRWGLFEASVVSILSVACLDYFFTQPLFHFYITDSHDWIALLVFEATALIVSSLSDRVGHHARELERRQVQQQKLYELSQHILLLNREAAVDQQLVDLLRSSLGVKGIALWKAHEMHQWQSGDCDISDDEIRSACLLETNEDDSGTGISKRVLRLGTRPIGSLFLCEHSLDPASIDAASSLAAVAIERARSFSIEANAVAAKQSEQLRSAILDGLAHAFKSPLTTIRASSSGLLAMNTLSGTEEKLVALIDRHAGHLSDLANHLLLTAKLDGGDLKVKREQVDLAQLIERTITGSSHELDGHSIDFQMSSGHNAIFGDGKLLQMALFQVLDNAAKYGRPNSQVAIAIQEEEAELVIRIKNEGSFIPDDEKEKVFQRFYRCSGSVKTISGTGIGLSVVRRIAEAHSGRTWVESDPVNGTTFAIALPRMAKEKA, from the coding sequence ATGATTGCCAGACCAATCCAGGTGGTCCTACGCAGGATTGCGGGCGGCTGTGCCGCTGGAATGCTGTTGACGCTTCTCTCCTACCGCCTTCACTTTAATCTCTCCGCAGCCACCTCCGTACACCTTTTTCTGGTGGTGGTCATTGCGCTTCGTTGGGGTTTATTTGAAGCGAGCGTCGTTTCAATTCTGTCCGTTGCCTGCCTCGACTACTTCTTCACCCAACCTTTGTTCCACTTCTACATCACAGATTCGCACGATTGGATCGCTCTCCTCGTCTTTGAAGCAACGGCCCTGATCGTCAGCAGCCTCTCCGACCGAGTGGGCCACCACGCTCGAGAGTTAGAGCGGCGTCAAGTTCAACAGCAGAAGCTTTACGAACTCAGCCAGCATATTCTGCTCCTCAATCGGGAAGCGGCGGTCGATCAACAACTCGTCGACCTCTTACGCTCAAGCCTAGGGGTGAAAGGAATAGCCCTTTGGAAGGCCCATGAGATGCATCAGTGGCAGAGTGGAGATTGTGATATCTCCGATGACGAGATACGCTCCGCTTGCTTGCTCGAAACAAATGAGGATGACTCGGGCACTGGTATTTCCAAGCGCGTCCTTCGGCTAGGAACCCGGCCTATAGGATCTCTCTTCCTCTGCGAGCACTCGCTCGACCCAGCCTCAATTGACGCAGCCTCTTCGCTTGCCGCGGTTGCAATCGAAAGGGCGCGCTCGTTCTCAATCGAAGCAAATGCAGTAGCGGCAAAACAAAGTGAGCAACTGCGCTCGGCCATATTGGACGGCCTAGCACATGCGTTCAAGAGCCCGCTTACGACGATCAGAGCCTCAAGCTCCGGTCTTCTCGCGATGAACACCCTGTCGGGCACTGAAGAAAAACTAGTCGCCTTGATTGACCGCCATGCGGGACACCTTAGCGACCTCGCCAATCATCTTCTCCTTACTGCGAAGCTGGATGGTGGCGATCTGAAGGTCAAGCGTGAGCAAGTCGACCTGGCTCAGTTGATAGAACGCACCATCACGGGATCATCACATGAACTGGATGGGCATTCCATTGACTTCCAGATGAGCTCGGGCCACAACGCCATATTTGGAGATGGAAAGCTTCTTCAAATGGCCCTTTTCCAGGTCCTCGACAATGCTGCAAAGTATGGTCGTCCCAACTCTCAGGTGGCCATCGCGATTCAGGAAGAAGAAGCGGAACTGGTCATCAGGATTAAAAACGAGGGCTCGTTTATTCCGGATGACGAAAAAGAGAAGGTATTTCAACGCTTTTATCGTTGCTCGGGTTCGGTGAAGACGATTTCCGGCACCGGGATCGGTCTCTCCGTAGTTAGGCGCATCGCTGAAGCGCACAGCGGGCGAACTTGGGTTGAAAGCGATCCAGTGAATGGAACGACATTCGCTATCGCACTACCCCGCATGGCAAAGGAGAAAGCGTGA
- a CDS encoding TonB-dependent receptor, whose amino-acid sequence MSLQQQNEVQHTHRWGGQSVLRRVSCGIVSLIICGLLSAAEPLAHAQSTFGSVRGNVQDASGSAIPNAQIVLHSTDENTERTVDTDSSGGFIFENVKAGKYSLRAHRDGFADTVVSGISVEARQDLRLETTLNVAAQMTTVEVSGSADQINTENGTISDSKTNIEMTQLPLNNRATTTSPLGALGLSPNVQTDSSGNIALGGASSSMVNFSVDGISTANVRQNGALQDAYPSQEGIAAVKVTAFNNSAEFSQVGDVTFTTKNGTSQYHGSVFEYLQNQALDADPYGSGGKAPKKFNTFGFSLSGPIVIPHLYDGHSKTFFFADYEGNRRSTAVFQQYVVPTVADRNGNLSDIGGPTIPSTHISQTAKALLAYYPLPNVAGALNQTQTINYQNFQATPARTDGADVRVDQTISSKQSIYARFSRKNITSDFANLFLPDDSDSIHNRSLLISHTYTITPKLLNEFRYGFTNVTTSVNFPIQGSTALSQLDLTGVDISQHPLTHAFPTFNFSAGTPFPVIGRDKAGVTQSKTTQFSDNLTYSFSRHTVKGGIDIRRVRYFDLESFAPQFASDDFGAFIFQPSYGNAPGDQFTGNAFGDFLEGAPTTLYFAVSSPDVGGTATQYSFFAQDEFQVNSRLTLSYGLRWQILPGFQEDGGNLANFDQRNNSIVVPDALAGYLTSQNITSSNVAFQQSFNACPSGTTAGSAVHGIPCTGYITASQDGLPQSLRQTYKGDFQPRIAIAYRPFNDTKTVVRAGFGIYTMTNLGPLSFNNSGNPTSNLHTYSNTNSAGPNTPQIVFPNTAPASSGGPTYGGGGLDQGVDPNFRDPQSNQWNVTVERQLTDATSLRASYVGMHTYRLSITEDLNQIPSSTTPYNTGATAGAFVDSRAPYQNWTTLLSTFNAGEANYHAFELQATHRLERGLYVDANYTYAKSEADNQGDAPSAFAGEVNYGLPIADRFHIKQNLGNVSGTRRNRMLLTGMYQLPFGKGRQYMSTSTAKDIFLGGWDLTTVTLLETGPWLTPSISGSADQSNTNVVNRSAVLRPDRVPKGTAGDVTYNNLSFLATPAGAGRFGNAGVGIIQGPGTATVSLGVAKRFAITEKVHARFETTFTNVLNHTNFAPPVTAIDNSLFGQLTGPQTAENAGNRTGQAALRIDF is encoded by the coding sequence GTGTCCCTTCAACAGCAGAACGAGGTTCAGCACACTCACAGGTGGGGGGGGCAAAGCGTTCTGAGACGCGTTTCATGTGGCATCGTCTCCCTGATTATTTGTGGTCTGTTGTCTGCCGCGGAGCCGCTGGCGCATGCGCAGTCGACGTTTGGGAGTGTCAGGGGCAATGTACAGGACGCTAGCGGCTCGGCGATTCCAAACGCGCAGATTGTGCTGCATAGTACAGATGAAAATACAGAGCGCACAGTCGATACCGATAGTTCAGGCGGCTTCATCTTTGAGAATGTAAAGGCAGGTAAATACTCATTGCGTGCACATCGCGATGGCTTTGCAGACACTGTTGTGTCGGGAATCTCAGTCGAAGCGCGACAGGACTTGAGACTTGAAACCACGCTCAATGTTGCGGCACAGATGACAACCGTGGAGGTATCGGGATCAGCCGACCAGATCAATACGGAAAATGGAACGATCAGCGATTCGAAGACGAATATCGAAATGACACAGTTGCCCCTAAATAACCGCGCGACCACTACGAGTCCGTTAGGCGCACTTGGCCTATCTCCCAACGTTCAGACGGATAGTTCCGGAAATATTGCCCTGGGCGGGGCGAGTTCCTCGATGGTGAATTTCTCCGTTGATGGCATTTCAACTGCCAACGTGAGGCAGAATGGAGCGCTGCAAGACGCCTATCCTTCGCAGGAGGGAATCGCAGCAGTCAAAGTGACCGCATTCAACAACAGTGCGGAATTTTCCCAGGTTGGCGATGTGACATTTACAACCAAGAATGGGACAAGCCAGTATCACGGGAGTGTCTTCGAGTATCTGCAAAATCAGGCGCTCGATGCCGACCCGTATGGCTCCGGCGGAAAAGCGCCCAAGAAGTTCAATACGTTTGGCTTCTCGTTGAGCGGGCCGATCGTGATTCCGCACCTGTATGACGGGCACAGCAAGACGTTTTTCTTTGCGGACTATGAGGGCAACCGGCGTAGCACTGCTGTGTTCCAGCAATATGTAGTTCCGACCGTAGCGGACAGGAACGGTAACCTCTCAGATATAGGTGGGCCTACGATCCCATCTACCCATATCAGCCAGACAGCAAAGGCGCTGCTCGCCTATTATCCATTGCCGAATGTTGCTGGCGCCCTTAACCAGACGCAAACCATAAACTATCAAAATTTTCAAGCGACTCCGGCACGCACTGACGGTGCGGACGTCCGGGTCGATCAGACGATCTCGTCCAAGCAATCGATTTACGCGCGCTTTAGCCGCAAGAACATCACTTCGGACTTCGCGAATCTCTTTCTGCCGGATGATTCGGATTCCATTCACAATCGGAGCTTGTTGATTTCGCACACCTACACGATTACCCCAAAGCTGCTGAATGAGTTTCGCTACGGCTTCACGAATGTCACGACCAGCGTCAACTTCCCGATTCAAGGTTCCACTGCGTTGAGTCAGTTGGATCTGACTGGTGTAGATATCAGTCAGCATCCGCTGACCCACGCATTCCCGACCTTCAATTTCAGCGCGGGCACTCCGTTTCCAGTGATTGGAAGAGACAAGGCAGGGGTCACGCAGTCGAAGACGACCCAGTTCAGCGATAACCTGACTTATAGCTTCAGCAGGCACACTGTTAAGGGTGGGATCGATATCCGTCGCGTTCGGTACTTCGATCTGGAGAGCTTTGCCCCACAGTTCGCCTCAGATGACTTTGGGGCTTTCATATTTCAACCATCGTATGGAAACGCCCCCGGTGATCAATTTACGGGTAATGCCTTTGGCGACTTCCTCGAAGGGGCGCCAACCACACTTTACTTCGCTGTCTCCAGCCCAGATGTTGGAGGAACCGCCACGCAATATAGTTTCTTCGCGCAGGACGAATTCCAGGTTAACAGTCGCCTGACGCTCAGCTACGGTCTTCGCTGGCAGATTCTCCCCGGCTTCCAGGAGGACGGCGGCAATCTGGCAAACTTCGATCAACGGAATAACTCGATTGTCGTTCCTGATGCTTTGGCAGGATACCTCACCAGTCAGAACATCACCTCTTCCAATGTCGCTTTCCAGCAGTCCTTTAATGCGTGCCCGTCCGGCACGACTGCCGGATCGGCTGTTCACGGGATACCGTGCACCGGATATATTACGGCCAGTCAGGATGGATTGCCGCAGAGTCTGCGCCAGACCTATAAAGGAGACTTCCAACCACGCATCGCGATTGCCTATCGTCCGTTCAACGACACCAAGACGGTGGTGCGTGCCGGATTTGGCATCTATACGATGACCAACCTTGGACCGCTTTCGTTCAACAACAGTGGCAACCCAACCTCGAATCTGCACACGTATTCCAACACCAACAGTGCCGGACCTAATACGCCACAGATTGTCTTTCCGAATACCGCTCCTGCGAGCTCCGGGGGCCCAACCTATGGCGGTGGCGGGCTAGACCAAGGCGTTGATCCCAACTTCCGCGACCCCCAGTCAAACCAATGGAACGTGACCGTAGAACGCCAACTAACCGACGCAACATCACTTCGTGCGAGCTACGTCGGCATGCATACCTACCGGTTGAGCATCACCGAGGATCTTAACCAGATTCCCTCCAGCACGACTCCGTACAACACGGGAGCAACGGCCGGGGCTTTCGTGGATTCCCGGGCGCCGTATCAGAATTGGACGACGCTGCTCAGCACGTTCAATGCAGGTGAGGCAAACTATCACGCGTTCGAACTGCAGGCGACGCATCGTTTGGAGCGTGGACTCTATGTGGATGCAAACTACACCTATGCAAAAAGTGAGGCTGACAATCAGGGTGATGCGCCAAGCGCGTTCGCCGGTGAGGTCAATTACGGACTTCCCATTGCCGATCGCTTTCATATCAAACAGAACCTCGGCAATGTTTCTGGCACTCGTCGCAACCGTATGCTGCTCACGGGGATGTATCAGCTGCCTTTTGGCAAGGGCCGACAATACATGAGTACCAGCACAGCCAAAGACATATTTCTCGGTGGCTGGGATCTGACAACCGTCACCCTGCTTGAGACCGGCCCCTGGCTAACGCCCAGCATCAGCGGTTCTGCCGATCAGTCGAACACGAACGTCGTCAATCGTAGCGCTGTGCTACGTCCGGATAGGGTGCCGAAGGGTACTGCCGGAGATGTGACCTACAACAATCTGTCATTCCTAGCGACCCCGGCGGGAGCAGGTCGCTTCGGGAATGCAGGAGTTGGCATCATTCAGGGCCCTGGCACGGCAACGGTGAGCCTTGGTGTGGCAAAGCGGTTCGCAATCACCGAGAAGGTCCATGCGCGGTTCGAGACGACCTTCACGAACGTTCTGAACCACACCAACTTTGCGCCTCCCGTGACGGCGATCGACAACTCGCTATTCGGGCAGCTGACTGGACCGCAAACAGCGGAGAACGCGGGAAATCGTACGGGACAGGCGGCGCTCAGAATCGACTTTTGA
- a CDS encoding SpoIIE family protein phosphatase gives MRYAGTSVVLLLLFGFATGLRGQKPLAVPPAPRAQLEATLGDGTVELSGLWKFHIGDDMAWAGQDFDDSNWGTQDLTPPAGSANPELGSSGYIPGWTANGYPKHTGFAWYRLRVNVQSSHGRLAIKMPNQVDDAYQLYVNGQLLGELGRFGEHKATAFSTLPRAFKLPRELRNGPITIAVRTWMDSASIFLAPDAGGMHEPPVLGHAGVIGTLIQLDWDDTAHVVGSGFLEMLILLLAWMVAVSLLSMDRTEPSYLWLSLVCAVTILENGVVLIVSFVPWIALTAGIVLQFVIISPIRIGLWVIFWGYWFRIGQMQWIHRIVWGLVALTIVGTAMISAPIYGEHVPVHAAVYLTPILLALRLSFGMLLCAITVQGIRKQKTEGWLAFSAVLLVAIALFQSQLRILHIKTAFDVLGFAVGLGTISTIFSLFLITVMLVRRFLHTQRIREQWKAEIEQARQIQHVLIPEQLPKIPGLAIESEYRPAREVGGDFFQILPVQEDGNVLIVVGDVTGKGLQAGMLVALIVGAIRTAVQYDSDPLVLMNSLNDRLWGRGRASATCLILQICPDGHVTLANAGHLPPYRNGVEIEMGGSLPIGVVPGAEFFVSHFTLAPGDTLMLMSDGVAEAQDQQKQLFGFERIQQMLQRPISAAELASAAQDFGQEDDILVLRIQRLQTPGNVPDEKVVLAVT, from the coding sequence ATGCGCTACGCGGGAACTTCGGTTGTGTTGTTGCTGCTCTTTGGTTTTGCGACCGGACTGCGGGGACAGAAGCCCTTGGCGGTCCCTCCTGCGCCAAGAGCGCAGCTTGAGGCTACGCTGGGCGATGGCACTGTTGAGCTTTCCGGCCTCTGGAAGTTTCATATCGGCGATGATATGGCCTGGGCGGGGCAGGACTTCGACGACTCGAATTGGGGAACTCAAGATCTGACGCCACCCGCCGGATCCGCAAATCCTGAGCTGGGCAGCAGTGGGTACATTCCTGGCTGGACAGCGAACGGTTATCCTAAACATACAGGCTTCGCATGGTATCGGCTCCGAGTTAACGTTCAGAGTTCCCACGGCAGGCTTGCCATCAAGATGCCGAACCAAGTTGACGATGCGTATCAGCTCTACGTAAATGGTCAACTACTTGGGGAGCTCGGCAGGTTTGGCGAGCACAAGGCAACGGCTTTCAGTACGCTTCCCCGAGCGTTCAAGCTACCAAGAGAGCTTCGCAATGGGCCAATCACCATTGCAGTTCGGACGTGGATGGATAGTGCGTCGATTTTCCTTGCACCTGACGCCGGAGGGATGCACGAACCTCCGGTTCTTGGTCACGCCGGTGTGATTGGAACACTGATTCAGCTGGACTGGGACGACACGGCGCATGTTGTCGGCAGCGGTTTTCTCGAGATGCTGATTCTGCTCCTTGCGTGGATGGTGGCGGTTAGCCTTCTCTCGATGGACCGCACGGAGCCTTCGTATCTGTGGCTAAGCCTCGTCTGTGCGGTCACAATTTTGGAGAATGGCGTCGTTCTGATCGTCAGCTTCGTGCCGTGGATTGCCCTGACGGCCGGGATAGTTTTACAGTTCGTCATCATTAGTCCGATCCGAATCGGGCTTTGGGTCATCTTCTGGGGTTACTGGTTTCGGATTGGCCAGATGCAATGGATTCACCGCATAGTGTGGGGATTGGTTGCTCTTACGATAGTCGGAACCGCCATGATTAGTGCTCCGATCTACGGCGAGCATGTTCCTGTGCATGCGGCCGTTTATCTGACGCCTATTTTGCTTGCGCTGAGACTAAGCTTTGGAATGCTCTTATGCGCAATCACCGTTCAAGGCATCCGGAAGCAAAAGACCGAGGGCTGGCTGGCTTTCTCGGCAGTGCTTTTAGTTGCGATTGCTCTCTTTCAGTCCCAGCTCCGTATTCTCCATATAAAGACAGCGTTTGACGTACTCGGATTCGCCGTGGGGTTGGGAACCATCTCGACGATTTTTTCCCTCTTCCTGATTACGGTCATGTTGGTTCGGCGATTTCTGCACACTCAGCGGATACGCGAGCAGTGGAAGGCGGAGATCGAGCAGGCGCGACAGATTCAACACGTGCTGATTCCAGAACAGCTACCCAAAATACCTGGCCTTGCTATCGAGAGTGAATATCGTCCGGCACGTGAGGTTGGGGGAGACTTCTTCCAGATCCTCCCCGTGCAGGAGGATGGCAACGTATTGATTGTGGTTGGTGACGTCACTGGGAAGGGCCTGCAGGCTGGAATGCTTGTCGCGCTGATCGTCGGTGCGATACGGACCGCAGTGCAATACGATTCCGATCCTTTAGTCCTGATGAACAGCCTGAACGATCGGCTGTGGGGTCGGGGACGGGCAAGTGCTACTTGCCTCATCCTCCAGATCTGCCCCGACGGGCACGTGACTCTGGCAAACGCCGGACATCTGCCACCTTACCGGAATGGCGTAGAGATCGAGATGGGAGGCTCGCTTCCCATTGGTGTCGTGCCCGGCGCAGAGTTCTTTGTCTCGCATTTCACGTTGGCGCCTGGAGACACGTTGATGCTAATGTCCGACGGAGTCGCAGAGGCACAGGATCAACAGAAGCAGCTGTTTGGGTTTGAACGCATTCAGCAGATGCTGCAACGGCCGATTTCGGCGGCAGAGTTGGCGTCCGCTGCCCAGGATTTTGGTCAGGAGGATGACATTCTTGTACTACGAATTCAGCGTCTGCAAACGCCTGGAAATGTTCCTGATGAGAAAGTCGTTCTTGCGGTGACTTAA
- a CDS encoding STAS domain-containing protein, protein MAEFSTKVKMEQVKCASGDPITVLRFAGDITSSSEPAVLGTYNGLSPETSKRILLDFSKVEYLNSSGIALIIQLLYAASQKGQKVQTFGLTPHFQKVFTMVGITKYTKLYPDEAAACAGFE, encoded by the coding sequence ATGGCGGAGTTTAGTACTAAGGTCAAAATGGAGCAGGTCAAGTGCGCCTCAGGCGATCCCATCACAGTGCTCCGTTTCGCCGGCGATATTACAAGTTCGTCTGAGCCTGCAGTCTTGGGAACCTACAACGGCCTGTCACCCGAAACGTCGAAACGCATCCTGCTCGACTTCTCCAAGGTGGAGTATCTCAACTCCAGCGGTATCGCGTTGATCATTCAACTGCTCTACGCCGCCAGCCAGAAGGGACAGAAGGTGCAGACGTTCGGCCTAACCCCGCACTTCCAAAAGGTCTTCACCATGGTAGGTATTACGAAGTACACGAAGCTCTACCCCGACGAAGCCGCCGCCTGCGCGGGCTTCGAATAA
- a CDS encoding ATP-binding protein, translating into MSTASSVAKLMGFAPDRVEDLKTAVAEACINAMEHGNKLDESLIVGVILSMDETSLEVKVLDTGTGPPSGVHTPDMDKKMHGEEASRGMGMFLIQSLVDEAEWVSSPPAGSYARLVIRLNKTED; encoded by the coding sequence ATGAGTACAGCGTCCAGCGTCGCGAAGCTGATGGGATTCGCTCCGGATCGCGTGGAAGACCTCAAAACCGCCGTCGCCGAGGCCTGTATCAATGCGATGGAGCATGGGAATAAACTCGACGAGTCCCTCATCGTAGGTGTCATTCTCTCCATGGATGAGACTTCATTGGAAGTTAAGGTACTCGATACCGGTACTGGCCCCCCCAGCGGTGTCCACACCCCGGATATGGATAAGAAGATGCACGGAGAAGAGGCCAGTCGCGGTATGGGAATGTTTCTGATTCAGTCCTTGGTGGACGAGGCAGAGTGGGTCAGTTCACCTCCCGCTGGCAGTTACGCGCGACTCGTCATACGCTTAAACAAGACAGAGGATTGA
- a CDS encoding PP2C family protein-serine/threonine phosphatase has translation MEIESSLHLQQQIARLQALLDTTHRIHSTIELDSVLRSVLQITVRELEMAGAFFTTFPFSYGDIPPRFLLHPPSSDPRRGCYRFPLLDRHGSTLTEMVVITRDGAPLSLYEQDFLEHLAIQAAVAIENARYHEQTLDMERVKQDLSCARDIQRSLLPQVFPDIPGYSIDGRSQTCYEVGGDYLDLIKLPSGELMVVVADVAGKGLASALVGSSFRAALRAMANSEMPLVDMATNMNLLHYKEGEESRRRYVTAMFLRLDPKTHTVEVVNAGHNPAFLLNGSDVPELIEASGTPVGMLPFSSYTAENYVLSDKAKLLIYTDGMTEVFQGDEEFGQDRLMEAFRASRHTDATGTLNSIWRTLDAFSNQENQSDDMTALVIGRKP, from the coding sequence ATGGAAATCGAAAGCAGTCTCCATCTGCAACAGCAAATCGCGCGGCTACAGGCCCTGCTCGACACGACCCACAGAATCCATAGCACCATCGAATTGGACAGTGTTCTCCGCAGTGTTCTGCAGATCACAGTGCGCGAACTTGAGATGGCGGGTGCGTTTTTCACGACCTTTCCCTTTTCTTATGGAGATATTCCGCCGCGATTCCTCTTACATCCGCCATCCTCCGATCCGAGGCGCGGCTGTTACCGCTTCCCTTTGTTGGACCGCCACGGTTCGACCCTGACCGAGATGGTCGTCATCACGCGTGATGGAGCGCCACTATCCCTCTACGAGCAGGACTTTCTAGAGCATCTAGCGATCCAAGCCGCGGTCGCCATCGAAAATGCCCGATATCACGAACAAACGCTGGATATGGAGCGGGTGAAGCAGGATCTCTCGTGCGCCCGTGACATCCAACGAAGCCTACTTCCGCAGGTCTTTCCAGACATCCCGGGTTACAGTATCGACGGGCGTTCGCAGACTTGCTATGAAGTTGGCGGCGATTATCTCGATCTCATTAAACTTCCATCGGGAGAGCTGATGGTCGTAGTGGCCGATGTCGCCGGCAAAGGCCTCGCCTCAGCGTTGGTCGGCAGCTCGTTTCGGGCAGCGTTGCGAGCCATGGCAAACTCCGAGATGCCGCTCGTCGACATGGCAACAAACATGAACCTTCTTCATTACAAAGAGGGTGAAGAGTCGCGTCGCCGTTATGTCACGGCTATGTTTCTAAGGCTCGACCCAAAGACGCATACTGTCGAAGTAGTAAACGCCGGACACAATCCAGCCTTTCTCCTCAATGGCAGCGATGTGCCTGAGTTGATTGAAGCCAGTGGCACGCCGGTTGGGATGTTGCCTTTCTCTAGCTACACCGCAGAAAATTATGTACTGTCCGACAAGGCGAAGCTGCTAATCTACACCGACGGAATGACTGAGGTGTTTCAAGGTGACGAAGAATTCGGTCAGGACCGCCTCATGGAGGCATTCCGTGCCTCCCGCCACACTGACGCGACTGGAACACTGAACTCGATCTGGCGGACCCTGGATGCCTTCTCCAACCAGGAAAATCAGTCAGACGATATGACCGCACTTGTAATTGGACGGAAGCCGTAG
- the rfbB gene encoding dTDP-glucose 4,6-dehydratase, producing MRLAGTTEEITCSDSILVTGGAGFIGSNFVLDWLAAGCGAIVNLDKLTYAGNPENLASVENSAAYRFVQGDICDAELVTSLLQKHKPRAIVHFAAESHVDRSIVGPEAFLRTNIDGTFTLLQAARAYYGSLASADQERFRFLHVSTDEVYGTLTPEAPAFHEETPYAPNSPYAASKAASDHLVRAWLHTYGLPAIITNCSNNYGPYQFPEKLIPLMIANALQGKSLPVYGDGQQVRDWLYVGDHASALRTVLERGRVGETYNVGGGNQRSNLEVVKTVCALLDELVPESKFKPHLQLVKYVTDRPGHDRRYAIDARKLEAELGWRAQESFETGLRKTVVWYLRNASWVENVTSGAYHQWMTQNYSGRGEKVAAGERTR from the coding sequence ATGAGATTAGCGGGGACGACAGAAGAAATTACATGCAGCGACTCCATTCTGGTGACTGGTGGAGCTGGATTTATAGGAAGCAACTTCGTGCTGGATTGGTTGGCTGCTGGTTGTGGGGCAATAGTCAATTTAGACAAGTTGACGTATGCGGGGAATCCAGAGAATCTGGCATCTGTCGAGAACAGCGCGGCCTATAGATTTGTGCAGGGTGATATCTGCGATGCAGAACTAGTTACCAGTCTTCTGCAAAAGCACAAGCCACGTGCAATTGTTCACTTCGCCGCGGAAAGCCACGTTGACCGTTCTATTGTAGGCCCCGAAGCATTTCTGCGAACTAATATAGATGGCACGTTTACCTTGCTGCAGGCGGCACGCGCATATTACGGCAGTCTGGCAAGCGCAGATCAGGAAAGGTTTCGGTTTCTCCACGTGTCGACCGATGAGGTGTATGGTACGTTGACGCCGGAAGCGCCGGCTTTCCATGAAGAGACGCCCTATGCCCCGAATAGTCCTTACGCGGCATCGAAGGCAGCGTCAGATCATCTGGTGAGGGCGTGGCTGCACACGTACGGTCTGCCCGCCATCATTACTAACTGTTCGAACAACTATGGACCGTATCAGTTCCCGGAAAAGCTGATTCCGCTGATGATTGCGAATGCTTTGCAAGGCAAGTCCCTGCCGGTGTACGGAGACGGACAACAGGTTAGAGACTGGCTATATGTCGGAGACCATGCGAGTGCGCTGCGCACAGTCCTTGAGCGGGGACGTGTGGGTGAGACCTACAACGTCGGCGGAGGCAACCAACGGAGCAATCTCGAAGTGGTGAAGACGGTTTGTGCGCTACTCGACGAATTGGTCCCTGAGTCAAAGTTCAAACCGCATCTGCAACTGGTGAAATATGTGACAGACCGGCCGGGACATGATCGTCGATATGCGATCGACGCCCGCAAACTCGAGGCAGAACTCGGATGGCGAGCGCAGGAGAGCTTCGAGACCGGATTGAGGAAGACGGTGGTGTGGTACTTGAGGAACGCATCGTGGGTGGAGAACGTGACTAGCGGAGCGTATCACCAGTGGATGACGCAGAACTACTCTGGGCGCGGAGAAAAAGTTGCAGCTGGCGAGAGGACTCGATGA
- the rfbA gene encoding glucose-1-phosphate thymidylyltransferase RfbA has product MKGIILAGGSGTRLHPVTQVISKQLLPVYDKPMIYYPLSALLLAGVRDILVISTPEDTPRFEQLLGTGEQWGIALKYAVQPSPGGLAQAFLIGKDFLAGEGCCLVLGDNIFYGHDFAKTLRDAAEGGPGATVFAYPVLDPERYGVVEFDEHRRAISIEEKPLKPKSRYAVTGIYFYDAQVVGIAEGLKPSQRGELEITDVNRWYLEHGKLRTQVLGRGIAWLDTGTHDSLLEAATFIHTIEKRQGLKVACPEEIVYRLGYINADQLRTLASKIAKGTYGQYLLRVLEETVY; this is encoded by the coding sequence ATGAAGGGAATTATTCTCGCCGGGGGCTCTGGGACCAGACTTCACCCAGTGACGCAGGTAATTTCGAAACAACTGCTTCCGGTTTACGACAAACCAATGATCTACTACCCGCTTTCGGCGTTATTGTTGGCTGGTGTTCGCGACATCTTGGTAATTTCGACGCCAGAGGACACGCCGCGCTTCGAGCAACTGCTTGGGACTGGTGAGCAATGGGGTATCGCTCTGAAGTATGCTGTACAACCGTCTCCAGGCGGTCTGGCGCAGGCGTTCTTAATTGGGAAGGATTTCCTCGCGGGAGAGGGTTGTTGCCTGGTGCTTGGGGACAATATCTTCTACGGGCATGATTTCGCGAAGACATTACGCGATGCTGCCGAAGGCGGTCCAGGAGCGACGGTTTTTGCTTACCCTGTCCTTGATCCTGAGAGATATGGAGTCGTTGAGTTCGACGAACACCGACGTGCGATCTCGATTGAAGAGAAGCCGTTGAAGCCAAAGTCACGCTATGCAGTGACGGGAATCTACTTTTATGACGCGCAGGTTGTCGGCATTGCGGAGGGTCTAAAGCCATCGCAGCGCGGTGAACTTGAGATCACCGATGTGAATCGTTGGTATCTGGAACATGGGAAATTGCGGACGCAGGTACTGGGACGGGGAATCGCGTGGCTCGATACCGGTACACACGATTCGCTGCTCGAGGCGGCGACATTTATCCATACGATTGAGAAGCGGCAAGGCCTGAAGGTAGCTTGCCCCGAAGAGATTGTGTATCGACTCGGTTACATAAATGCTGATCAGCTGCGAACACTGGCATCGAAGATCGCAAAGGGCACCTATGGGCAATACCTACTGCGGGTGCTGGAAGAGACGGTGTACTGA